The following proteins come from a genomic window of Sorex araneus isolate mSorAra2 chromosome 1, mSorAra2.pri, whole genome shotgun sequence:
- the LPAR6 gene encoding lysophosphatidic acid receptor 6 — protein sequence MVSNNSTNCFDDSFKYTLYGCMFSMVFVLGLISNCVAIYIFVCTLKVRNETTTYMINLAMSDLLFVFTLPFRIFYFTTRNWPFGDLLCKISVMLFYTNMYGSILFLTCISVDRFLAIVYPFKSKTLRTKRNAKIVCIAVWLTVVGGSAPAVFFRSTNPQGNNTSKACFENFPEHTWKTYLSRIVIFIEIVGFFIPLILNVTCSSMVLRTLSKPVTLSRSKINKTKVLRMIFVHLVIFCFCFVPYNINLILYSLMRTQTFVNCSAAKAVRTMYPITLCIAVLNCCFDPIVYYFTSDAIQNSIKMKSWSSRRSDSRFSEVQGTENFIQHSLQTLKSKIFDNESTI from the coding sequence ATGGTAAGCAATAACAGCACCAACTGCTTTGATGACTCCTTTAAGTATACTTTGTATGGGTGTATGTTTAGTATGGTGTTTGTgctagggttaatatccaactgTGTTGccatatacatttttgtttgtacCCTCAAAGTACGAAATGAAACTACAACCTACATGATTAACTTGGCAATGTCAGACCtgctttttgttttcactttaccCTTCAGGATTTTTTACTTTACAACACGAAACTGGCCATTTGGAGATTTGCTCTGTAAAATTTCAGTGATGCTATTTTATACCAACATGTATGGAAGCATTCTGTTTTTAACTTGTATTAGTGTGGACAGATTTCTGGCAATCGTCTACCCATTTAAGTCAAAGACTCTAAGAACAAAACGAAATGCAAAAATTGTTTGCATTGCTGTGTGGTTAACTGTGGTGGGAGGAAGTGCCCCAGCAGTTTTTTTTCGATCTACCAACCCTCAGGGAAACAATACCTCAAAAGCCTGTTTTGAAAATTTTCCAGAACACACATGGAAAACATATCTCTCAAGGATTGTGATTTTCATCGAAATAGTGGGattttttattcctttgattTTAAATGTAACTTGTTCTAGTATGGTGCTAAGAACTTTAAGTAAACCTGTTACATTAAgtagaagcaaaataaacaaaacgaAAGTTTTAAGAATGATTTTTGTACACCTGGTGATATTCTGCTTCTGTTTTGTGCCTTACAACATAAAccttattttatattctcttatGAGAACACAGACATTTGTTAATTGTTCAGCAGCCAAAGCAGTACGGACTATGTACCCAATCACTCTCTGCATTGCCGTTTTAAACTGTTGCTTTGACCCTATAGTTTACTACTTCACTTCGGATGCAATTcagaattcaataaaaatgaaaagctgGTCTTCTAGGAGAAGTGACTCTAGATTCTCTGAAGTTCAAGGCACAGAGAACTTTATTCAACATAGCCTACAGACTTTAAAAAGTAAGATATTTGACAATGAATCTACGATATAA